AGAGCTTGAGGGGGCTGCCGACGGTCACGAACTCGCCGCGCCGCGGGTGCGGTACGCGGACCACCATCTCGTTGGCGACCAGCGACTCGTCCTCGATGATCTCCTTGGTGGACAGGATCGGCCCGCACGGGATGTTGTGGGCGTTGAGCCTCTCCAGCACCTCCCACTTGGGCAGTGTCGAGGACCACTCCTCGATCAGCTGGAACATCTTGCCGAGCTTGGGCAGCCGGGCCTCGGGCGTCGCCCACTCGGGGGCGTCGGCCAGCTCGGGCCGGCCGATCAGCTCACTGAGCGGCTGCCAGCCGACGGGCTGCACGATGACGTACACGTAGTCGTTGGGGCCGCCCGGCGCGCACTTGACCGCCCAGCCGGGCTGCCCGCCGCCGGACGCGTTTCCCGATCGGGGAACCTCGTCGCCGAAGTCCTCGTTGGGATATTCAGCGAGCGGTCCGTGTGCCAGGCGTTGCTGGTCCCGCAGTTTCACCCGGCACAGGTTGAGTACGGCGTGCTGCATGGCCACGTTGACCCGCTGCCCGCGCCCGGTGTTCTCCCGCTGGTACAGCGCCGCGAGAATCCCCGCCACGGCGTGCACACCCGTCCCCGAGTCCCCGATCTGGGCTCCCGTCGCCAGCGGCGGCCCGTCCTCGAATCCGGTGGTCGACATCGACCCGCCCATGGCCTGTGCGACGACCTCGTACGCCTTGAAGTTGGTGTACGGGCCGTCCCCGAACCCCTTGATGGAGGCATAGACGATCCGCGGATTGATCTCCTGGATGCGGTCCCAGGTGAACCCCATGCGGTCGACCGCGCCCGGACCGAAGTTCTCGACCATGACGTCGGAGCGCCGGATGAGCTCGGTGAGGATCTCCTTGCCGCGTTCGGTCTTGGTGTTGAGGGTGATGCTCCGCTTGTTGCAGTTGAGCATCGTGAAGTAGAGGGAGTCGACGTCCGGGAGGTCGCGCAACTGCTTGCGCGTGATGTCACCCGACGGCGCCTCCAGTTTGACGACGTCCGCGCCGAGCCAGGCGAGCAGCTGGGTCGCGGACGGGCCGGACTGGACGTGCGTCATGTCGAGGACGCGGATGCCTTCGAGAGCCTTGGCCGTTGTTCCTGTCGTGGGGGTCATGGGGGGCACCTCACTTGTACATCGTCTGGTTCATCGTTCCGGGGGCGTAGGCGTCCGGGTCGACCCAGACGTTGATCAGCGAGGGCTTCCCGGACTCGCGGGCGCGTCGCAGCGCGGGGCCGATGTCCGCGGGGTCGCGCACCTCCTCGCCGTGACCGCCCAGCATCTGCGCGAACTTGTCGTAGTGGACGTCGCCGAGGGTGTTGCCGACCCGCTCGCGCTCGAGGCCGTACTTGGCGGCCTGGCCGTAACGGATCTGGTTCATGGAGGAGTTGTTGCCGACGATCCCGACGAAGGGGAGGTCGTAGCGCACGAGGGTCTCGAAGTCCCAGCCGGTGAGCGAGAACGCGCCGTCGCCGAAGAGGGCGACGACCTCCTTGTCGGGCCGTGCCTGCTTGGCCGCCAGCACGAAGGGGACGCCGACGCCGAGGGTGCCCAGCGGACCCGGGTCCATCCAGTGGCCCGGCGACTTGGGCTGTACGACCTGGCCGGAGAAGGTGACGATGTCGCCGCCGTCGCCGATGTAGATCGAGTCCTCGGTGAGGAAGTCGTTGATCTCGCTCACCAGGCGGTAGGGGTGGATGGGGGAGGCGTCCGACCGCAGGTGCGGCAGCCGCTTGTCGATGGCGCTCCGCTCGGCCGCGCGCAGCTCGTCGAGCCATTCCTTGCGCTTGGACGCACCCCCGTTGATGCGCCCGGAGGCGGCCTCGGTCACCGACTTCAGCACCAGTGAGGCGTCGCCGACGATCCCGAGGTCGATGTCGCGGTTCTTGCCGACGGTGCGGTAGTCGAGGTCGATCTGGACGACCGTCGCGTCCGGCGACAGCCGCTTGCCGTACCCCATGCGGAAGTCGAAGGGCGTGCCGACGATCACGATGACGTCGGCGCCCGAGAAGGCGTAGCGGCGGGACAGCTGGAAGTGGTGCGGGTCGCCCGGGGGCAGGGTGCCGCGGCCGGCGCCGTTCATGTAGGCGGGGATGTTCAGGGTGCGCACCAGCTCGATGGCGGCCGCGGTGCCCCGGGTCGTCCAGACCTGGCTGCCCAGCAGGATCGCGGGCTTCTCGGCGTGCACGAGCAGGTCGGCGAGCTTGTCGACCGCCTCGGGGTCGCCGGCCGAGCGGGTCGAGGCGCGGTAGGCGCCGGGCCGCGGCACCCGGGCCTTCGCCGCCGGCACCTTGGCGTCGAGGACGTCGCGTGGGATCTCCAGGAAGGCGGGGCCGGGCGCGCCGTGATAGCACTCACGGAACGCCATCGACACCATGTCCGCCGCGCGCGCCGTGTCCGGTACCGCCGCGGCGAACTTGGTGATCGGCGTCATCATGTCGACGTGCGGCAGGTCCTGGAGCGACCCCATCTTGTGCTGGGTGAGCGCCCCCTGGCCGCCGATCAGCAGCATCGGGGACTCCGCGCGGAAGGCGTTGGCGACACCGGTGACGGCGTCGGTGGTGCCGGGTCCTGCCGTGACGACCGCGCAGCCGGGCTTGCCGGTGATGCGCGCGTAGCCGTCGGCGGCGTGGGCGGCGACCTGTTCGTGGCGTACGTCGACGACTTCTATGCCCTCGTCGACGCAGCCGTCGTAGATGTCGATGATGTGGCCGCCGCACAAGGTGTAGATGCGGTCGACCCCCTCTGCCTTGAGTGCCTTGGCAACGAGATGACCACCGGAAATCAGGTCCTGGGTGTCGTCGGGCATGGCGAAGTCCCGTCCCTTCGTAGGGGGTGGAAGGCTCTCGCGGTACATTGCATACAGTCGACGAATACTGTATGAAGCTTGTTATCCCGCATCCGATGGGTGGTGTCCAGGGGGCGTGCGGCACTTTCGGTCATCGGAGTTCGGCCTCGGGACGGCTCGGCGGACTTCGGATTCGACTTCACAGACGGGAGCCGAGATGGACCTGTACGAACACCAGGCAAGGGAACTCTTCGCGGAACACGGCATCGCGGTCCCCCGGGCCGAGGTGACCGACTCGCCCAAGGAGGCGCGCGAGATAGCTCGTCGGCTCGGTGGGCGAGTGGTGGTGAAGGCCCAGGTCAAGACGGGTGGCCGGGGCAAGGCGGGCGGCGTCGGGCTCGCCGCCGATCCGGCCGCGGCCGAACTGACGGCACGACAGATCCTCGGCATGGACATCAAGGGGCACACGGTCGGCACGGTGATGCTGGCCCAACCCGCCGACATCGAGACGGAGTTCTACGTCTCCTATGTGCTGGACCGCGCAGCCGGCCGTTTCCTCGCGATCGCCTCCGCCGAGGGGGGCATGGAGATCGAGGAGGTCGCCGCCACCCGGCCCGCGGCGGTCGCCCGCATCCCCGTAGACCCGGCGGAGGGCGTCACCTCGGCGAAGGCCGGCGAGATCGCCGCCGCGGCCGGACTGCCCGCGCAGACCGCGGACGTACTCGTCCGGCTGTGGCAGGTGCTGATCCGGGAGGACGCCCTCCTCGTCGAGGTCAACCCGCTCGTCCGCACCCGGCAGGGGCAGATCCTCGCCCTCGACGGCAAGGTCACCCTCGACGACAACGCGTCCTTCCGGCAGTCACGTTGGGGTGCTCAGGCCGCGGAGCACGGGGACCCGCTGGAGGCGGCGGCCGCGGCCAAGGGCCTCAACTACGTGAAACTGGACGGCGAGGTCGGCATCATCGGCAACGGCGCAGGACTCGTCATGTCGACCCTCGACGTCGTGGCGGGCTGCGGCGCCCGCCCGGCCAACTTTCTCGACATCGGTGGCGGCGCGTCCGCCGAGATCATGGCCGACGGACTGTCGGTCATCCTCTCCGACCCCGCCGTGAAGTCGGTCTTCGTCAACGTCTTCGGTGGCATCACCGCGTGCGACGCGGTCGCCGAGGGCATCGTGCGCGCCCTGGACGCCGTACGGCTGACCAAGCCGCTCGTCGTCCGGCTCGACGGGAACAACGCGGCCCGGGGGCGGGCGATCCTCGACACCCACCGGCATCCGCTGGTCCAGCAGGCCACCACCATGGACGGCGCCGCCCGCCGTGCCGCCGAACTCGCCACCGCAGTCTGAGGAGACGACACCATGGCCATCTACCTCACCAAGGAGAGCAAGGTCCTCGTCCAGGGCATGACCGGTGTCGAGGGTATGAAGCACACCCGGCGCATGCTCGCGGCCGGCACGAACATCGTCGGCGGCGTCAACCCGCGCAAGGCGGGCCGGGCCGTCGACTTCGACGACCGTGCGGTGCCCGTCTTCGGGTCGGTCGTCGACGGTATGCAGTCGACCGGCGCCGACGTCACCGTCGTCTTCGTGCCGCCCGCCTTCACCAAGACCGCCGTCATCGAGGCAGCCGACGCCGGGATCGGTCTCGCCGTCGTCATCACCGAGGGCATCCCGGTCCATGACTCCGTCGCCTTCACCACCCACGCCGCGGCACGCGGAACGCGCGTCATCGGCCCCAACTGCCCCGGTCTGATCACCCCCGGCCAGTCCAACGCGGGCATCATCCCGGCCGACATCACCAAGCCGGGCCGCATCGGCCTGGTCTCCAAGTCCGGCACGCTCACCTACCAACTCATGTACGAACTGCGTGACATCGGCTTCTCGACCTGCGTCGGCATCGGCGGCGACCCGGTCATCGGCACCAGCCACATCGACTGCCTGGCCGCCTTCGAGAAGGACCCCGACACCGAACTCGTCGTCCTCATCGGCGAGATCGGCGGCGACGCGGAGGAGCGAGCAGCCGCCTACGTCCGCGAGCACGTCACCAAACCCGTCGTCGGCTACGTCGCCGGCTTCACCGCTCCCGAGGGCAGGACCATGGGGCACGCGGGCGCGATCGTCTCCGGCTCCTCGGGGACCGCGCAGGCGAAGAAGGCGGCGCTGGAAGCGGCGGGGGTACGGGTGGGCGCCACGCCGACCGAGACCGCGCGTCTCGTACTCGCCGTACTGGACGAAGGAGCCTGACCCGACCGAAGGGTGACGTGCCGTCACCTCACGCAGCCGCCGTGCCTCGCCGGCGTCTCCGTAGCCATGCACCACCCCGCCCCCGACTGTGCACCGAGAGCGGAGCAGCCCAAATGGCAACCACCCTCACCCTCAAATCCGGAACCTCCTGGCCCGACACCTGGCAGCGGTGCCTCTCCGTCGCCCCCGAGGCCTTCCGCGACGACCGTGTCCTCAACCTCTGGAACGCCTCCTGGCAGGCCGACGGCCGTACGCTGCCGGCCACCAGCCCGGTCGACGGCAGCCCGATCGCCGGCCCGCCCCGACTGGACGGGGTCACCGCCCACCAAGCCGTCCGCGCCGGCCTGGACCAGCACCGCGCCTGGCGGCACGTCCCGCTGGAGGAGCGGCGCGCCCGCATCGCCGCCACCCTCGACGCCCTCGCCGAACACCGCGAACTCCTCGCCGTCCTCCTCGTCTGGGAGATCGGCAAGCCCTGGCGGCTCGCGCAGGCCGATGTCGACCGGGCCGTCGACGGCGTGCGCTGGTACGTCGACGGCATCGAACCCATGCTGGACGGGCGGGCACCGCTGGACGGCCCGGTATCCAACATCGCGAGCTGGAACTACCCGATGAGCGTGCTCGTTCACGCATTGCTGGTACAGGCACTGGCAGGCAACGCGGTCATCGCCAAGACCCCGACCGACGGCGGTGTCGCCACTCTGACACTGGCCTGTGCGCTCGCCGCACGCGAGGGCGTCCCGATCACCCTCGTCAGCGGCAGCGGCGGCGAGCTGTCCCAGGCGCTGGTCCGGGCGCCCGAGATCGGCTGTGTCTCCTTCGTCGGCGGCCGCGACACCGGCGCCGCGGTGGCCACGGCCGTCGCCGACCTCGGCAAGCGACACATACTCGAACAGGAAGGACTCAACACCTGGGGCATCTGGAACTACTCGGACTGGGACACCCTCTCCGCGGTCGTGCCCAAGCTCTTCGACTACGGCAAACAACGGTGCACGGCGTACCCGCGATTCGTCGTCCAGCGCGCCCTGTTCGACGAGTTCCTGGCGGCATACCTCCCGGCGGTGCGCACGCTGACCCTCGGGCACCCGCTCGCCGTGGACAAGCGTGACGACCCGTATCCCCGGCTGGACTTCGGACCGGTGATCAACGCGGCCAAGGCCAAGGAACTGCACGACCAGATCGCCGAGGCCATCGACCGGGGCGCGGTCCCGCTGTACCGCGGCAGGCCGGCCGAGGCCCGTTTCCTGCCCGGCCAGGACACCTCGGCGTACGTCCAGCCCGTCACGCTCCTCGGACCACCGCCGTCCTCTCCGCTGCACCACGCGGAGCCGTTCGGGCCGGTCGACACCATCGTCCTGGTCGACACCGAGGCGGAGCTGCTGGCCGCCATGAACGCGTCCAACGGCGCACTCGTCGCCACGCTGTCCACGGACGACCGGAGCACCTACGACCGGCTGGCCCCGCAGATCCGCGCGTTCAAGGTCGGCCACGGCACAGCCCGCTCCCGCGGGGACCGCGACGAGCTCTTCGGCGGTTTCGGCGCGTCCTGGCGGGGCGCGTTCGTCGGCGGGGAGCTGCTGGTGCGCGCGGTGACACAGGGGCCGGCGGGGGAGAGGCTGCCCGGGAACTTCCCGGACTACCAGCTGATGCCCTCTGTCGGCTGATGCCCCGACCGCACACGTCCGGCCGGGTCCCGCAGGTCAGGGCAGGTCCGGCAGGTCGGGCCAGGGGAGCGTCCCCACGGTTCGATCATCAGTGCAGCGGACGATCAGTGGTTGGTACGGACCGATATTCTCGGGGCATGGTGAGTGATCGAGAAGCGCAGTCCGGGCCCCAGGAGTACCGGCTCGGCCACCTCCTCCAGCACGCACAGGCCAAACTGGCCAGGAAGTCCGCGGAAGCACTCGTCCCGTACGGGGTCGACGGCCGCGAGTTGGCGGTCCTGGTCGTGCTCGCCGATGAAGAAACGTTGTCGCAGGCCGAGGCGGCGGGCCGGCTCGGCGTCGATCGCACCACGATGGTGGCGCTCGTCGACGGCCTGGAGGACCACGGCCTGGTGGAACGGCGGCGCGACCCTCAAGACCGCCGCCGGAACATCGTCCGGCTCACGGACGCCGGTCTGGTCTGCCTGGAGCGGGCCGAGGAGGCGCGCCGGGCCGCGGAGCGCCGGTTCCTCGCCCCGCTGGACGAGCAGGCGGCGGCCGCGTTGCTGCGGGCGCTGCGGATGCTCGTCGTCGAGGAGCCGACGGTGAAGTGATCGTCCGGTCACCCGGTGTGAGGTGCCCGCGCGGCGGTCCCGTCACCCGTGCGGCCAGCGGATATGCAGGTGAGAGGCACCGCGAAAGCTTGGTATTGTTGTGCCTGTCGCCGCGGGGAGAACTCACGCAGCGGCAACACCTTGTCCGGGTGGCGGAATGGCAGACGCGCTAGCTTGAGGTGCTAGTGCCCTTTATCGGGCGTGGGGGTTCAAGTCCCCCCTCGGACACTCTCACTCTCCGTACCGAGCGACTTCCGCTCGGTGAGCGGCCAATTGCCCGCATTCGGCGTTCTGCCGGATGCGGGTTTTGTTGTTTCCGTAACCCTTGGCTCCGGAATGTCGCGGAAGCCCGTTTATCGGTTGTCCCGTCGGGCTGTGCGCCATCCCGCTTGCGGGGTCACTTCCCGGTCACTCCGCCGTTGCTTGCCGGCATCGCTGACGATCCGTCAATGTTCACCTCAGTCAGCATATTGACGGTCTGTGACTCCATCTTGTGGTGATACGATCACGCTCGCTTGTAGAGCGGGCGGATGGGTGCAAGACGACATCTCCGACTACGGGGACAGTCCGGGCGGTCACCCGTCAATGCGGGCGGTCCGCCGGTCCACCCGCGTTGACGGGAATTCAGCAACTGGCCGTCAGTCGCCTGAAGAGAGTCTTATGACGCATTACATACAGAACCCGGTACTCTGGGCTCTCCTCGTGGCCGTACTCGTCGCAGTCGCCCTCATTGTTCGCCAGCGCAGGGCGGCGCGTGCCTTGAGGCAGGAGATCGCGGGGCTCAGGTCTCACTACTCCGCGTTGGAAAACGAGTACGCGCAATCCGTAGAGGCAGCTCAGGAACAAGCCGAAGAGGCTACGAAAACGGTCCTCAAGTCCGCGATGCGGACCCTTCAGGGCCTTGCCGCGGAACAGCAGTTGATTGTTTCCCGGCTTCAGAACAAATATGGCGAGTCGGTCATCCTCCAGGACCTCCTGGAGATCGACCACACGAACTCGCAGTTCGGTCGGCGGGCCCAGTCCATCGCCGTTCTCTGCGACGGCTGGCTGGGGCGCGCACGTGATGTCGCGTCCGTGTACGACGTGGTACGCAGTGCGCAGGGCAGGGTTCGCCATTACCGGCGGGTGGAAATTCTCTCGCAGGTCGACTTCGGCATCACGAGCCGTGCGGTCGAACCGGTCGCACTGGCCCTCGCCGAACTGCTCGACAACGCCACGAGCTATTCCAGCCCGGACACCGTCGTCGAAATCAACATTCGTACCGTGCCCAAGGGTATTTGCATCGTCGTCGACGACGCCGGTGTCGGTATGAATGACGAAGAGCGCGCCCGTGCCGACAAACTCCTGTCGAGCCAGCGGGTCTCGGGTGTTTCCGCACTCGGCAACCCGCCGCAGTTCGGTTTCGCGGTGATCGGTGTGCTCAGCGAGCGCTTCGGCTTCGAGGTGTCGGTGGACTCCACCTCCCCCTACGGAGGCGTCCGGGCGGTCCTCCTCCTGCCGCACGACCTGCTCACCAACGCGCCCGAGCAGAAGGAACCGGCTCCGGTCGTTCCCGCCGCCGCCGCCCCGGCCCGCAGCGGCCCCGAAGGCGGGCTTTCCACCAGCACCACCGCCGACGGCCTGCCGAAGCGGCGTCGCAAGCGGCCCATGGCCATCGTGCCCGGCAGTGCGTCCGCGTCCACTCCCGCCCGCACGGGCGCCGAGACGGCGGCGATCATGGGCGCCTTCCAGCGAGGCAC
The sequence above is a segment of the Streptomyces asoensis genome. Coding sequences within it:
- a CDS encoding sensor histidine kinase; this translates as MTHYIQNPVLWALLVAVLVAVALIVRQRRAARALRQEIAGLRSHYSALENEYAQSVEAAQEQAEEATKTVLKSAMRTLQGLAAEQQLIVSRLQNKYGESVILQDLLEIDHTNSQFGRRAQSIAVLCDGWLGRARDVASVYDVVRSAQGRVRHYRRVEILSQVDFGITSRAVEPVALALAELLDNATSYSSPDTVVEINIRTVPKGICIVVDDAGVGMNDEERARADKLLSSQRVSGVSALGNPPQFGFAVIGVLSERFGFEVSVDSTSPYGGVRAVLLLPHDLLTNAPEQKEPAPVVPAAAAPARSGPEGGLSTSTTADGLPKRRRKRPMAIVPGSASASTPARTGAETAAIMGAFQRGTQSGRATPASPAEKSSSTRGAGSEGHEVS
- a CDS encoding thiamine pyrophosphate-binding protein, which codes for MPDDTQDLISGGHLVAKALKAEGVDRIYTLCGGHIIDIYDGCVDEGIEVVDVRHEQVAAHAADGYARITGKPGCAVVTAGPGTTDAVTGVANAFRAESPMLLIGGQGALTQHKMGSLQDLPHVDMMTPITKFAAAVPDTARAADMVSMAFRECYHGAPGPAFLEIPRDVLDAKVPAAKARVPRPGAYRASTRSAGDPEAVDKLADLLVHAEKPAILLGSQVWTTRGTAAAIELVRTLNIPAYMNGAGRGTLPPGDPHHFQLSRRYAFSGADVIVIVGTPFDFRMGYGKRLSPDATVVQIDLDYRTVGKNRDIDLGIVGDASLVLKSVTEAASGRINGGASKRKEWLDELRAAERSAIDKRLPHLRSDASPIHPYRLVSEINDFLTEDSIYIGDGGDIVTFSGQVVQPKSPGHWMDPGPLGTLGVGVPFVLAAKQARPDKEVVALFGDGAFSLTGWDFETLVRYDLPFVGIVGNNSSMNQIRYGQAAKYGLERERVGNTLGDVHYDKFAQMLGGHGEEVRDPADIGPALRRARESGKPSLINVWVDPDAYAPGTMNQTMYK
- a CDS encoding MarR family winged helix-turn-helix transcriptional regulator, translating into MVSDREAQSGPQEYRLGHLLQHAQAKLARKSAEALVPYGVDGRELAVLVVLADEETLSQAEAAGRLGVDRTTMVALVDGLEDHGLVERRRDPQDRRRNIVRLTDAGLVCLERAEEARRAAERRFLAPLDEQAAAALLRALRMLVVEEPTVK
- a CDS encoding aldehyde dehydrogenase family protein, producing MATTLTLKSGTSWPDTWQRCLSVAPEAFRDDRVLNLWNASWQADGRTLPATSPVDGSPIAGPPRLDGVTAHQAVRAGLDQHRAWRHVPLEERRARIAATLDALAEHRELLAVLLVWEIGKPWRLAQADVDRAVDGVRWYVDGIEPMLDGRAPLDGPVSNIASWNYPMSVLVHALLVQALAGNAVIAKTPTDGGVATLTLACALAAREGVPITLVSGSGGELSQALVRAPEIGCVSFVGGRDTGAAVATAVADLGKRHILEQEGLNTWGIWNYSDWDTLSAVVPKLFDYGKQRCTAYPRFVVQRALFDEFLAAYLPAVRTLTLGHPLAVDKRDDPYPRLDFGPVINAAKAKELHDQIAEAIDRGAVPLYRGRPAEARFLPGQDTSAYVQPVTLLGPPPSSPLHHAEPFGPVDTIVLVDTEAELLAAMNASNGALVATLSTDDRSTYDRLAPQIRAFKVGHGTARSRGDRDELFGGFGASWRGAFVGGELLVRAVTQGPAGERLPGNFPDYQLMPSVG
- the frc gene encoding formyl-CoA transferase; the protein is MTPTTGTTAKALEGIRVLDMTHVQSGPSATQLLAWLGADVVKLEAPSGDITRKQLRDLPDVDSLYFTMLNCNKRSITLNTKTERGKEILTELIRRSDVMVENFGPGAVDRMGFTWDRIQEINPRIVYASIKGFGDGPYTNFKAYEVVAQAMGGSMSTTGFEDGPPLATGAQIGDSGTGVHAVAGILAALYQRENTGRGQRVNVAMQHAVLNLCRVKLRDQQRLAHGPLAEYPNEDFGDEVPRSGNASGGGQPGWAVKCAPGGPNDYVYVIVQPVGWQPLSELIGRPELADAPEWATPEARLPKLGKMFQLIEEWSSTLPKWEVLERLNAHNIPCGPILSTKEIIEDESLVANEMVVRVPHPRRGEFVTVGSPLKLSDSPVEVTGSPLLGEHNEEVYVGELGLGDEELRLLKSNGVI
- the sucC gene encoding ADP-forming succinate--CoA ligase subunit beta codes for the protein MDLYEHQARELFAEHGIAVPRAEVTDSPKEAREIARRLGGRVVVKAQVKTGGRGKAGGVGLAADPAAAELTARQILGMDIKGHTVGTVMLAQPADIETEFYVSYVLDRAAGRFLAIASAEGGMEIEEVAATRPAAVARIPVDPAEGVTSAKAGEIAAAAGLPAQTADVLVRLWQVLIREDALLVEVNPLVRTRQGQILALDGKVTLDDNASFRQSRWGAQAAEHGDPLEAAAAAKGLNYVKLDGEVGIIGNGAGLVMSTLDVVAGCGARPANFLDIGGGASAEIMADGLSVILSDPAVKSVFVNVFGGITACDAVAEGIVRALDAVRLTKPLVVRLDGNNAARGRAILDTHRHPLVQQATTMDGAARRAAELATAV
- the sucD gene encoding succinate--CoA ligase subunit alpha translates to MAIYLTKESKVLVQGMTGVEGMKHTRRMLAAGTNIVGGVNPRKAGRAVDFDDRAVPVFGSVVDGMQSTGADVTVVFVPPAFTKTAVIEAADAGIGLAVVITEGIPVHDSVAFTTHAAARGTRVIGPNCPGLITPGQSNAGIIPADITKPGRIGLVSKSGTLTYQLMYELRDIGFSTCVGIGGDPVIGTSHIDCLAAFEKDPDTELVVLIGEIGGDAEERAAAYVREHVTKPVVGYVAGFTAPEGRTMGHAGAIVSGSSGTAQAKKAALEAAGVRVGATPTETARLVLAVLDEGA